The following are encoded together in the Malaya genurostris strain Urasoe2022 chromosome 3, Malgen_1.1, whole genome shotgun sequence genome:
- the LOC131434499 gene encoding collagenase-like, translated as MKFLAVLGLFVVAVSASKIPERENRVAGGSIAEAGQFPYAVGIITRINVLLSGQCSGSLLSTRTILTSARCVSGIQNAVVVLGGLLIDDETEAGQVRQTVTQFIIHNGYIEDTDDFDVALIILPIPISFTDNIRPVRLPNRRQVEASFNGQQGTFIGWGQFDGSNNSPVLRFGRSQIISNLACTLSLPTNTIVDEHICTEGFSSADNRGAPCPGDAGAPLTIVDADGITTQVGVFSFNSALGCNSGRATVFTRMSAYLNWIGENSDVVIVDDF; from the exons ATGAAGTTTCTGGCAGTGCTCGGTTTATTTGTGGTTGCCGTTTCGGCATCGAAAATTCCAGAACGGGAAAACCGTGTCGCAGGAGGTTCAATCGCCGAGGCCGGTCAATTCCCGTACGCCGTGGGCATAATCACCAGAATAAACGTCCTGCTGTCGGGTCAGTGTTCAGGATCACTACTTTCTACGCGAACCATTCTAACATCTGCGAGATGTGTTTCGGG AATTCAAAATGCAGTGGTCGTGTTGGGAGGACTTCTAATTGACGACGAAACGGAAGCGGGTCAAGTTCGTCAAACGGTAACACAATTTATCATACACAACGGTTATATCGAAGATACGGATGACTTCGATGTCGCGTTGATTATTCTACCGATACCGATTTCCTTCACCGACAACATCAGACCGGTGCGGTTGCCAAATCGGCGGCAGGTGGAAGCTAGTTTCAATGGACAGCAAGGTACCTTCATTGGTTGGGGACAGTTCGATGGTTCGAACAACTCTCCGGTGCTTCGTTTTGGAAGATCGCAAATCATTTCCAATCTAGCGTGTACCCTGAGTTTACCCACCAACACCATCGTCGACGAACACATCTGCACAGAAGGATTCAGCTCGGCTGACAACCGGGGAGCGCCGTGTCCAGGCGATGCTGGAGCTCCATTGACCATTGTCGATGCCGATGGTATCACGACCCAGGTTGGGGTGTTCTCATTCAACTCCGCCTTGGGTTGCAACAGTGGACGGGCAACGGTTTTCACCCGCATGTCGGCTTATCTTAATTGGATCGGAGAAAATTCTGATGTGGTAATCGTGGACGATTTCTAG